A window of Hymenobacter siberiensis genomic DNA:
CATACCGTGGTACTGTGCGTGCGCAGCCTGCACATTGGCGAAATCATGGGGGGCAAAAAGCAGCAGGCCATTGCCGAGCTGACGGCCGATGTGTACGAGCAACTTACTGATGGCTAAAATTTTGTGCGGGGTGTTGGGGCGCATGCCAGCGCCTACGGATACGAAACCACCGGCCGCCACGCCGGCCACTTGGCCCAGCTGCTGAGCCAGTGCCTGGGCCAGACCACCGATGCCGAATGGGCTACCGTGGCCCGGCAGCCTGCCCGCACCATGGCCCAGCTGCCGGCCGACGCTCCTGCTGCCCTGGGCACGGCCGGCCGGGGCGCGGCCATTCTGCGCGAAGCACCGCGCCGGGGGCTGTACTACCGGTTCGAGCATTTTCTGGCCAACCGGCCCGATACTGTTTCGCCGTTTTTTGTCGATACCATCCGGCGGCGCTACAAGAGCGCGCTGGCCACGGCCCAGTGGCTGCGCGTGGCGCGGGTGCGGCCGCTGGCGGGCTCGGCCGCGCACCACGGCGGTGTGCCGCCCGACCTGTGGGGCTTCTCGGATGGCCGCCAGGTATTCGTGCTCCACGACAAGCAGTTTTTCCCGCTGATGCGTCAGGGGAGCTTTTTCACGTTCGTCGGCGAGGCGCTTGATGACCAATTGTACGCCGCCGCCCAAGTCCAGAGCCAATCGAAAGGAATGTTGATTGCCGGGGCGGTAGGGGCGGCCCTGGCCCAAACCTACATCCCCGACCACAGCGCCGAGCCCACGGCCTACGGGCTGGATATGCGCACCGGGGCCATTGCGCCCTACCCCGGCGCGCATACCTCAGTGCGGACCGATACGGCTTACATCTACGTGTACCGCCCGGCCCAGGCCGCCGGCGCGCCCCCGCTCAAAGTGTATGTTGATGGCCACGAAATGGGCACCCTCGGGGCCGGGCAATACCTGGAGCTGCCTTGGGCGCGCTTCGGCAAGCCCTTGCAGCTGTGCCTTGGCAGCTGGCCCGTGGCCAAGCCCTGCCAGTTTGTGGTGCCCAACACCACGCGCCTCAACTACCTGAAAGTGAATGAGCCCGCCGCCCCTCAGCCCTGACAGTGGATGACGCCGGCCCAGGGCGCGGCCGACCTCGACGAACTGGACAGGCGCGCCAGATAGGTGGCTGGCTTCAGGCGGCCGGCGGGGTTGGGTTCAGCAGGGCCAGCACGGCGGCCGGGTCTGCTACTTCGATGATGAGCTGGTGGTAATCCTCATCGTACAGGTCGATGATGACGGCGTGGTCGATGTTGGCAACGTCCCAGAAAATCTGCTGGCCTTCGAAGTAGAATGTGCCGGCCGTGAGCAGGCCCGGTACGTGGGTGCCCACGCGCCAGCCTTTCCACCAGCGGCCCACGGCTTTGGCATCCTGCCGGGCCCCGCGAATGTGGGAGCGCGGGATGGTGAGCTGGCTTTTCAGGGCCCAGAGCTTGTGCATGCCCTGTACATTGAACACGACGACATCGCCCTGCGGCTTTACTTCTACCATGAGGAAAGTTATCGGGGGATTGAAGAAAATGCCTCGGCCAGTACGCCGGCCGGCGCTGCGGTTTCGGTGGGCTGCCCACGCATCAACAGCATATAAACTGCCCCCGATACCCCAAAACCCACAAACCAGGCGTAGTTGTACACGGCTACCAGCGTCGGCCACACCGCGCCTTTTTCCAGCACGCCAATGGCCGTGAGGAAGCCCGGCACGTTGGGCAGCACCCCGATGACGAGGGCGATGATGGCGGCCGGATTGAAGCCGCCCCGGTAGGCGTAGCGGCCGTGGTACTGGTACAAATCGGGCACGTTAAGCTGTTGGCGGCGGATGAGGTAATAATCGACAATCATGATGCCGCCAATGGGCCCGAGCAGCCCCGAATAGCCCACCAGCCAGGTGAAAATGTAGCCCGAAGGGTCGGTAATGAGCTTCCAGGGAAATATCAGCACGCCCAGCACGCCGGTGAGGTAGCCGCCGGTTTTGAAGCTGATGCGCTCGGGTGAGAAGTTGGCGAAGTCGTTGGCGGGGCTCACGATGTTGGCCGCGATGTTGGTGGCCAGCGTGCTCAGGGCCACGGCAATCATGGCGAAGCTCACCAGCAGCTTGCTGTCGAAGCGGCCGGCCAGCACCACCGGGTCCCAGATGGTTTTGCCGTAGATGATGAAGGTGGCCGATGTCACGACCACGCCCACAAACGAGAATAACGTCATGGACGCGGGCAGGGCCAGCGCCTGCCCCAGCTGCTGCGCCCGCTGGCTGACGGCGTAGCGCGTGAAATCCGGGATATTGAGCGAGAGCGTGGCCCAGAACCCCACCATGCCCGTGAGCGAGGGAAAAAAGAAGGCCCAGAACTGCGCGCTGGTCGTGAATTTGCTCGGCTGCGCCAATATCGGCCCCAGCCCGTGCCCGGCCGAAATAGCCCACCACAGCAGCGCCAGCGCTGCCAGCGGCAGGAAAAATGCCTTGAACACCAGTAGTTTGCGAATGCTCTCGACCCCGAGGTACACCACATACATGTTCAGCAGCCAGAAGAGAAAAAACACCAGCGCCGGCCCCGTGGCCAGGCCCCAGCTGGCCGGGAAAATGGCCGGCAGCGTGCCCAGCGCGGGCACCCACAGCACGGCCATCTGATACAGCGCGTAGCCCCCAATCCAGGTCTGAATACCGAACCAGCCACAGGCGATGATGGCTCGGAGCAGGGCCGGCACGTTGGCTCCACGCACCCCGAAGCTGGCGCGGGCCAGCACCGGAAATGGGATGCCGTAGCGCGTCCCGGCCCGGCCATTGAGCAGCATGGGGGCCAGCACAATGGTGTTGCCGAGGAAGATGGTGAGCAGCGCCTGCCACCAGTTCATGCCGCCCTCGATGAGCGAGCTGGCCAGCATGTAGGTCGGGATGCACAGGCTCATGCTAATCCAGAGCGCGGCGTAGTGGCCCGTGCCCCAGGTGCGCTCGGCAAAAGGCACCGGGGCCAGGTCGAGGCTGGTGAGACCGGGGGCGGGCGGGGAGGCGGTTTCCAGTGAAGGGCTCATGCGATTATCCGTAAAAAGGCCGGGCTAATGTAATCACCTAACCCATAAGTGCATCATGTCGAGCGCCGCCGACATATCTCGCGTGCCGTCACAGCCAAGCAGAAATACCGGTATGCTCCGGTCCGACCGCTCTAGGCGGTCCGACCGGTTGAAGCACCCCCGATTTCGTCCTCACGACAACCGGTCCGACCGCCTAGGGTGGTCGGACCGGAGCTTACGGGTACTTCTGCACAAGTGCCTGATTATTGGGGTACTGCTCCGAGCGAGGTGTCTCGACGGCGCTCGACATGATGTTCTGTGTTTTTCTGATTCATTAACTGGCCAACTGGTATCCCCGCGCCAGCTCCGCGAAGGCCGCCACCTGCCCGGCTTGCCAGGCGGCATCGTGGCCCAGCTCCTGGACCAGCAGGGCGGCTACGGTGGGGGCGGCGCGTATTGCAGCGGCGGCATCCAGAAACAGCAGGCGTACACGCCGGGCCAGCACGTCTTCCACGGTGCGGGCCAGCTCGTGGCGGGCGGCCCACACTACTTCGGCCAGTAAGAATTCAAATGCTGAATCCAGCTTCGCGCCCAGCGCCGGATTGTCGGCAATGAGTTTTGATAGCGCCGGCTGGTCGCTGCCGTAGGCAGCTAAGTGGGCTGGGCCGCCGGAATTTTCGGTTGATGAGGCCGCGCCGTGAATGGCCAGGTGCGCCGTGTGGCTGGCGGCGGCCGGCAGCTGGTGCAGCTTAATAGCTTGGTCGATGGTATCCTGGCCCATGCGGCGGTAGGTGGTCCACTTGCCGCCCGTGATGGTGATGAGGCCGCTGGCCGAAGCCACGATTTTGTGGCGGCGTGATACCTCCTTGGTTTTGGTGGAGCCCGCAGCTGAGGCCGCTAGCGGGCGCAGGCCCACGAAGATGCTGCGCACATCGGCGCGGGTAGGCGCACGGGTGAGGTACTGTGCGGCGGTGCGCAGCAGAAAGTCGATTTCGGCTTCCTGGGCGCGGGGTTCCAGGGTGGCAGTGGGCACGGGCGTATCGGTGGTGCCCAGCACGATGCGGCCCTGCCACGGCACGGCGAATAGCACGCGGCCATCGTCGGTGTGCGGAATCATGAGGGCCGCTGTGCCGGGCAGAAATGCCTGGTCCAGCACGAGGTGCACGCCCTGGCTGGGCTGCACCAGCGGCCGGGCTTTCAGTTCGTCAAGCTGCCGGATTTCATCCACGAAAATGCCGGTGGCATTTACTACGGTTTTGGCCCTTAGCTCATATTCGCGGCCGGTTTCGAGGTCGGTGGCGCGCACGCCGGCCACGCGGCCGTGGGCGTCTTTCAGCAGGCCATGCACCGCGCAGTAGTTGAGGGCCGTGCCGCCGTGGTCGAGGCAGGTCTGGGCCAGGTTTATGGCCAGGCGGGCGTCGTCGAACTGGCCGTCGTGGTACAGCACGCCGCCGCGTAGGCCGGCCGGGCGTAGAGTGGGCAGCTGCCGCAGGGTTTCGGCCCGGCTCAGGTGGGTGGATGTGCCCAGGCTGAGGCGCCCGGCCAGCAGGTCGTATAGCTTCAGGCCGATGGTGTAGAACGGGCCGCCCCACCAGGTATAGTTCGGGATGATAAACGCCTGATTGTGGCACAGGTGCGGCGCATTCTGCAGCAGCAGGCCGCGCTCGTGCAGCGCCTCGCGCACCAGCCCGATATCGCCCTGCGCGAGGTAGCGCACGCCGCCGTGCACCAGCTTGGTGCTGCGGCTGCTGGTGCCTTTGGCAAAATCAGCCTGCTCCAGCAGCAGCGTTTTGTAGCCCCGGCTGAGGCCGTCGAGCGCCACGCCCAGCCCCGTGGCCCCCCCGCCGATGACGATGAGGTCCCAGGCGGGGGTATCGGTCAGCTGTTGGATTAGCGTTTCGCGGCGGTAGGGGGGGAGCATCATGTCGCTTTATACGGCGCAGGCGGCGGAACCTCACCCCCGGCCCCTCTCCAAAAGAGAGGGGAGCCATGGCGGCACGGGCATTTTTCTAAACGGTTTCGAAATCCCAACCTAGAGGCCGTTCGGCTCCCCTCTCTTTTGGAGAGGGGCTGGGGGTGAGGTTTTACGTCAGGCGGCGATTCAAACCACTCACCGCAGCATTCCGCCCACCTGGTCTACCAGCACGGGGATGCTCAGGCCGCCCATCACCATCACTACTATCCAGCCGGCGGCCAGCATCCAGCGCGGGTGGCGGTAGTTGCCCATCAGGCGGCGGCTGGTGGCTGCTACCAGCACGATGCCCAGCGCGATGGGCAGAATCAGCCCATTGATGGCCCCGGCGAAAATGAGCAGCTGCGTGGGCTTGCCGATGAAGACAAAAATACTGGTTGATAGAATGATAAACACTGAAATGCACGCCCGCTCATACCGCGCAAAAACCGGGTGAAAGGTCTTGAAAAACGATACCGACGTGTACGCCGCGCCCACCACCGACGAAATAGCCGCGCTCCACAAAATCACCCCGAACACCCGGAAGCCCACCTCGCCTGCCGCCGCGCGGAATACGCCCGCCGCCGGGTTGTCGGCCTCCAGCACTGCCCCGTGGCTGAGCACGCCCACAATGGCCAGAAACAGCACAAACCGCATCACCGTGGAAATAACGATGCCGCTCACGGCACTACGCGTCACTTCCGCTTGGTTTTCAATGCCCTTGATGCCCGCATCGAGCAGCCGGTGCGCGCCCGAAAACGTGATGTAGCCGCCCACCGTGCCGCCCACAATCGTCACAATAGCGGCCGCGCTGATTTTGACCGGCAGCAGCGTGTGGTGCAGTGCCTGCAACAGGGGAGGGTGCGCGCTGAAGGCAATGCCCAGCGTGAGCAGAATCTTGACGGTGCCGAGAATCTTGGTGAAGCCGTCGAGCATCTTCCCGATTTCGCGCACCCAGAACAGCAGCAGCGCCACCCCGCAGCTGATGATGGCGCCCTGCTCGTAGCTCAGGCCGGTGAGTACATTCAGCCCCAGCCCGCAGCCCGCAATGTTGCCGATATTGAAGGCGAAGCCGCCCAAAATAACCAGCGCCGCCAGCAGGTAGCCCAGTCCCGGCAGCAGCCGGTTGGCCAGGTCCTGCGCCCGCAGCTCGCTCACCGTGAGGATGCGCCAGGTGTTGAGCTGCGCGCCTACATCGAGCACCACCGAAATCAGAATGACAAACCCGAAGCTGGTGAGCAGCTGCTGGGTAAATACCGTGGTCTGGGTAAGAAACCCCGGCCCGATGGACGAGTTGGCCATCAGAAATGCCGCCCCCAGGCTGGCCCCACCGAATGTGCGAAACTTCGGCTTCATCGGGCGCTTTTTGAGTTGGTGGCTTGCAGCTGCACGCCGGCGGCGCGTAGCTCTGTGTTCAGGCGCTGGGCAAATTCGAGGGCGTGGGCCCCGTCGCCGTGCAGGCACACGGTATCGGCCCGGATGGCCACGTCGGTGCCCTGCTGGGTGCGTACGCCGCCGCCTTGCACCATGCGCAGCACCTGCGCAATGGCCACGTTGGCATCGGTGATGAGGGCGTCGGGCT
This region includes:
- a CDS encoding NCS1 family nucleobase:cation symporter-1, whose product is MSPSLETASPPAPGLTSLDLAPVPFAERTWGTGHYAALWISMSLCIPTYMLASSLIEGGMNWWQALLTIFLGNTIVLAPMLLNGRAGTRYGIPFPVLARASFGVRGANVPALLRAIIACGWFGIQTWIGGYALYQMAVLWVPALGTLPAIFPASWGLATGPALVFFLFWLLNMYVVYLGVESIRKLLVFKAFFLPLAALALLWWAISAGHGLGPILAQPSKFTTSAQFWAFFFPSLTGMVGFWATLSLNIPDFTRYAVSQRAQQLGQALALPASMTLFSFVGVVVTSATFIIYGKTIWDPVVLAGRFDSKLLVSFAMIAVALSTLATNIAANIVSPANDFANFSPERISFKTGGYLTGVLGVLIFPWKLITDPSGYIFTWLVGYSGLLGPIGGIMIVDYYLIRRQQLNVPDLYQYHGRYAYRGGFNPAAIIALVIGVLPNVPGFLTAIGVLEKGAVWPTLVAVYNYAWFVGFGVSGAVYMLLMRGQPTETAAPAGVLAEAFSSIPR
- a CDS encoding glycerol-3-phosphate dehydrogenase/oxidase; amino-acid sequence: MMLPPYRRETLIQQLTDTPAWDLIVIGGGATGLGVALDGLSRGYKTLLLEQADFAKGTSSRSTKLVHGGVRYLAQGDIGLVREALHERGLLLQNAPHLCHNQAFIIPNYTWWGGPFYTIGLKLYDLLAGRLSLGTSTHLSRAETLRQLPTLRPAGLRGGVLYHDGQFDDARLAINLAQTCLDHGGTALNYCAVHGLLKDAHGRVAGVRATDLETGREYELRAKTVVNATGIFVDEIRQLDELKARPLVQPSQGVHLVLDQAFLPGTAALMIPHTDDGRVLFAVPWQGRIVLGTTDTPVPTATLEPRAQEAEIDFLLRTAAQYLTRAPTRADVRSIFVGLRPLAASAAGSTKTKEVSRRHKIVASASGLITITGGKWTTYRRMGQDTIDQAIKLHQLPAAASHTAHLAIHGAASSTENSGGPAHLAAYGSDQPALSKLIADNPALGAKLDSAFEFLLAEVVWAARHELARTVEDVLARRVRLLFLDAAAAIRAAPTVAALLVQELGHDAAWQAGQVAAFAELARGYQLAS
- a CDS encoding NRAMP family divalent metal transporter → MKPKFRTFGGASLGAAFLMANSSIGPGFLTQTTVFTQQLLTSFGFVILISVVLDVGAQLNTWRILTVSELRAQDLANRLLPGLGYLLAALVILGGFAFNIGNIAGCGLGLNVLTGLSYEQGAIISCGVALLLFWVREIGKMLDGFTKILGTVKILLTLGIAFSAHPPLLQALHHTLLPVKISAAAIVTIVGGTVGGYITFSGAHRLLDAGIKGIENQAEVTRSAVSGIVISTVMRFVLFLAIVGVLSHGAVLEADNPAAGVFRAAAGEVGFRVFGVILWSAAISSVVGAAYTSVSFFKTFHPVFARYERACISVFIILSTSIFVFIGKPTQLLIFAGAINGLILPIALGIVLVAATSRRLMGNYRHPRWMLAAGWIVVMVMGGLSIPVLVDQVGGMLR